The following are encoded in a window of Deltaproteobacteria bacterium genomic DNA:
- a CDS encoding CoA pyrophosphatase, which produces MMLSKRQFETRLRGRLPPPPTCAPARAAVAAILRFDRDAPDVLLMKRATRPGDRWSGQVSLPGGREEPVDADLVATAIRETREEVGLDLARRGRLLGGLPPTRAIARGAVLPLAIVPFVFELVEPAPLALNAEAAAAFWLPLDRAVAGELDATHRYRLGPVEREFPCWRYEGHDVWGLTYRMLRDLLDVVTRG; this is translated from the coding sequence GTGATGTTGAGCAAGCGACAGTTCGAGACCCGGCTCCGCGGCCGCCTGCCGCCGCCGCCGACGTGCGCTCCGGCGCGGGCGGCCGTCGCCGCCATACTCCGCTTCGACCGCGACGCGCCGGACGTCCTGCTCATGAAGCGGGCGACTCGACCCGGCGACCGCTGGAGCGGGCAAGTGTCGCTGCCGGGCGGCCGCGAGGAGCCGGTCGACGCGGACCTGGTCGCCACCGCGATCCGCGAGACGCGCGAGGAGGTCGGCCTCGACCTCGCGCGCCGCGGGCGCCTGCTCGGCGGCCTGCCGCCGACCCGCGCGATCGCGCGCGGCGCGGTGCTGCCCCTCGCGATCGTCCCGTTCGTGTTCGAGCTGGTCGAGCCGGCGCCGCTGGCGCTCAACGCCGAGGCGGCCGCCGCGTTCTGGTTGCCGCTCGATCGCGCGGTGGCCGGCGAACTGGACGCGACGCACCGTTACCGCCTCGGGCCGGTCGAGCGAGAGTTTCCGTGTTGGCGCTACGAGGGCCACGACGTGTGGGGCCTGACCTACCGCATGTTGCGGGATCTGCTCGACGTCGTGACGCGCGGGTGA
- a CDS encoding ferritin-like domain-containing protein: MFLRKRNRSRHIPYGMFDLERSAAEAKRFAKCERIYHRGQELAWDGKQILQMLIDKHGRPQIPADTQRALGRLFNIILWGELAAWRISAQLADRLEPLEAKMAATSQAHDEARHFYVMYDYLRAIGFEPEPMDRAPEALLELVLDTDKLAYKLLGMQLMIETLALTLFQTVRELNVEPVLSELLTYYERDEARHVGLGMQYLPMLMKDMSRRQISMMLTFQCRVLFWAMWENKQLEPDYEVLGIDAREVLERGRRKQIAALSEAFVALGIPFDRERNIAVQALNAAGELMFPTADTRGRPLRQLAAAWQAFRGPSEVVGTDEFDAHSAHDIVTARGAVAPAERGSDLLKAVS; encoded by the coding sequence ATGTTTCTGCGCAAGCGCAACCGCAGCCGCCACATTCCGTACGGCATGTTCGATCTCGAGCGCAGCGCCGCGGAAGCCAAGCGCTTCGCCAAGTGCGAGCGCATCTACCACCGCGGGCAGGAACTGGCGTGGGACGGCAAGCAGATCCTCCAGATGTTGATCGACAAGCACGGTCGGCCGCAGATCCCGGCCGACACGCAGCGCGCGCTCGGCCGGCTATTCAACATCATCCTGTGGGGCGAGCTGGCGGCGTGGCGGATCTCCGCCCAACTCGCCGACCGGCTCGAGCCGCTCGAGGCCAAGATGGCCGCGACGAGCCAGGCGCACGACGAGGCCCGCCACTTTTACGTCATGTACGACTACCTGCGCGCCATCGGGTTCGAGCCGGAACCGATGGACCGCGCGCCCGAGGCTCTGCTCGAGCTCGTCCTCGACACCGACAAGCTCGCCTACAAGCTGCTCGGCATGCAACTCATGATCGAGACGCTGGCGCTCACGCTGTTTCAGACGGTGCGCGAGTTGAACGTCGAGCCGGTCCTGTCCGAGCTGCTGACCTATTACGAGCGCGACGAGGCGCGCCACGTCGGGCTCGGCATGCAATACCTGCCGATGCTGATGAAGGACATGAGCCGGCGCCAGATCAGCATGATGCTCACGTTCCAGTGCCGCGTCCTGTTCTGGGCGATGTGGGAGAACAAGCAGCTCGAGCCGGATTACGAGGTGCTGGGCATCGACGCGCGCGAGGTGCTCGAGCGCGGGCGCCGCAAACAGATCGCCGCCCTGAGCGAGGCGTTCGTCGCGCTCGGCATTCCGTTCGACCGCGAGCGCAACATCGCCGTGCAGGCGCTCAACGCCGCCGGCGAGCTGATGTTCCCGACCGCCGACACGCGCGGTCGCCCGCTGCGGCAACTCGCCGCCGCGTGGCAGGCGTTCCGCGGGCCATCGGAGGTGGTCGGAACGGACGAGTTCGACGCGCACTCGGCCCACGATATCGTCACCGCGCGCGGCGCGGTGGCGCCCGCCGAGCGCGGCAGCGACCTGCTCAAGGCGGTGAGCTGA
- a CDS encoding sulfite exporter TauE/SafE family protein: protein MDGGAGTYLAVVAAGVAAGAINTVAGGGSMLTLPALMALGLPADVANGTNRLSVVSQSISGILGFRRAGALDEAAVAPVLLPTAAGAFAGAVLASRVPPGVLKPVLLATMVAVAALWLARPAAVTAPARARPRRLRDSPAGVAGLLAAGVYGGFVQAGVGFVLLSVLGGALRYGLAAANALKLVCTLVFGVVALAVFARAGQVAWGPAAVLAASTVVGSQLGVRFAVRAPPAAVRWIVFCAVVATCAGAYVRR, encoded by the coding sequence ATCGACGGCGGCGCCGGCACCTACCTGGCGGTGGTCGCGGCCGGCGTCGCGGCCGGCGCGATCAACACGGTCGCCGGCGGTGGATCGATGCTCACCCTGCCGGCGCTCATGGCGCTCGGGCTGCCCGCCGACGTCGCCAACGGCACGAATCGGTTGTCGGTCGTGAGCCAGTCCATCTCCGGCATCCTCGGCTTTCGCCGCGCGGGCGCTCTCGACGAGGCGGCGGTCGCGCCGGTGTTGCTACCGACGGCGGCCGGGGCGTTCGCCGGCGCCGTGCTCGCGTCGCGCGTGCCGCCTGGCGTCCTCAAGCCGGTCCTGCTCGCCACGATGGTCGCGGTGGCCGCGCTCTGGTTGGCGCGGCCGGCCGCGGTGACCGCTCCCGCCCGCGCGCGGCCTCGCCGCCTGCGCGACAGCCCCGCCGGCGTCGCGGGCCTGCTGGCCGCCGGCGTCTACGGCGGCTTCGTCCAGGCGGGGGTCGGCTTCGTGCTGCTCAGCGTCCTCGGCGGGGCGCTGCGCTACGGCCTGGCCGCCGCCAACGCTCTGAAGCTGGTGTGCACTCTCGTGTTCGGCGTCGTCGCGCTCGCGGTGTTCGCGCGCGCGGGCCAGGTGGCGTGGGGGCCGGCGGCGGTACTCGCCGCCAGCACGGTGGTGGGCTCGCAACTCGGCGTGCGGTTCGCCGTGCGGGCGCCGCCGGCGGCGGTGCGGTGGATCGTGTTTTGTGCGGTCGTCGCGACCTGCGCGGGCGCCTACGTGCGACGATAG
- a CDS encoding TetR/AcrR family transcriptional regulator — protein sequence MTPPLQPLEWVRPPQQARSAQTLERLLDAAEELIVERGLDGATVAEVARRAESSVGSFYNRFPDKQALLRCVADRFYRQAVDTACAVLDPARWHGYSLRDVVESCVAFLVDVFVQRRRLIRAISLAAADDPDLDAVGRRLGDAVAERVLALLDRRGETLDHPEPEVGVRVAVWLVLSALHAHCLHDDAPPPVPPRRLAAEITSMCLLYLHHKES from the coding sequence GTGACGCCGCCGCTCCAGCCGCTCGAATGGGTACGCCCGCCGCAACAGGCGCGCAGCGCGCAGACCCTCGAGCGCCTGCTGGACGCGGCCGAGGAGTTGATCGTCGAGCGCGGCCTCGACGGCGCGACCGTCGCCGAGGTGGCGCGCCGCGCCGAATCGTCGGTGGGTTCGTTCTACAACCGGTTTCCCGACAAGCAGGCCCTGCTGCGTTGCGTCGCCGATCGGTTCTACCGTCAGGCGGTCGACACGGCCTGCGCGGTGCTCGATCCGGCGCGCTGGCACGGCTACTCGCTACGCGACGTCGTCGAGTCGTGCGTGGCGTTCCTCGTCGACGTGTTCGTCCAGCGTCGCCGGCTGATTCGCGCAATCTCCCTCGCTGCCGCCGACGACCCGGACCTCGACGCGGTCGGCCGCCGCCTCGGCGACGCGGTGGCCGAGCGCGTTCTCGCGCTTCTCGACCGCCGCGGCGAGACGCTCGACCACCCCGAGCCGGAAGTCGGCGTGCGCGTGGCGGTGTGGCTCGTGCTCAGCGCGCTGCACGCCCACTGCCTGCACGACGACGCGCCGCCGCCCGTACCGCCGCGCCGGCTCGCCGCGGAGATCACGTCCATGTGTCTGTTGTACCTGCATCACAAAGAAAGCTGA